In Bacillus sp. BGMRC 2118, a single window of DNA contains:
- the acsA gene encoding acetate--CoA ligase → MSEHFNRSLPPVAGTYQLQNYIDTASNFQWESVHPHFSWYKSNLVNMTHECIDRHVEDGVGDKTALIYANGQTKEEYTFAQLKQKIDEWANLLKHDGVKKGDRVFVFLPKHPDCYVAILAIIKIGAIAGPLFEAFMEEAVYDRMYDCEASVLMTNLELLPRVPVEKLPHLKQVFVTDDVEHAGVVSIPRKINEITIEESVTEWVDLEDGMIIHYTSGSTGKPKGVLHAHRVMIQQYQTGKWVLDLQEEDIYWCTAHPGWVTGSSYGIFAPWLNQATIVVHGGRFSAEEWFEVLQDTKVSVWYSAPTAFRLLMDHTERLSTYNLSSLRHILSVGEPLNPEVIEWGDKALKLRIHDTWWMTETGAQLIVNLPSAPIKPGSMGRPVPGIHAAIIDENGSEVSRGELGLLAIKQGWPSMMKEIWKNEAKYHSYFVGDYYISGDLATMDEEGYVFFQGRSDDMINSSGERIGPFEVESKLIEHPAVVEAAVIGKPDSIRGEIVKAFVVLSDGVIETEELKKEIQTFVRYKLSAHAMPREIEVLQELPKTQISGKILRRVLKANEINRVKEKI, encoded by the coding sequence ATGAGTGAACACTTCAATAGATCATTACCACCAGTGGCCGGAACCTATCAATTACAGAACTATATAGACACAGCAAGCAATTTTCAATGGGAGTCCGTTCATCCTCATTTTAGCTGGTACAAAAGCAATCTAGTAAACATGACACATGAATGTATTGACAGGCACGTGGAAGATGGAGTTGGGGATAAGACAGCTCTTATCTACGCAAACGGTCAAACGAAGGAAGAATATACATTTGCACAGCTAAAGCAAAAAATCGATGAATGGGCAAACTTGTTAAAACATGACGGTGTAAAAAAAGGTGACCGAGTGTTTGTATTTTTACCGAAGCATCCAGATTGTTATGTGGCAATTTTAGCCATTATTAAAATTGGGGCAATTGCAGGCCCGTTGTTTGAAGCCTTTATGGAAGAAGCGGTTTATGACCGAATGTATGACTGTGAAGCTTCTGTGTTAATGACCAACTTGGAGCTTCTTCCTCGTGTACCTGTAGAGAAGCTTCCTCATCTTAAGCAAGTCTTTGTAACAGATGATGTTGAGCATGCAGGAGTAGTATCGATCCCAAGAAAAATTAATGAAATTACTATTGAGGAATCAGTAACTGAATGGGTAGATTTAGAAGATGGCATGATCATTCATTACACTTCAGGTTCAACGGGAAAACCAAAAGGAGTCCTTCACGCCCACCGGGTGATGATTCAACAGTATCAAACAGGAAAATGGGTGCTTGATTTACAGGAAGAAGATATTTACTGGTGTACGGCTCATCCCGGCTGGGTAACCGGTAGTTCATATGGAATATTTGCACCTTGGTTAAATCAGGCAACAATTGTTGTACATGGCGGCAGATTTAGTGCTGAAGAATGGTTTGAAGTATTGCAGGATACAAAAGTTTCTGTATGGTACAGTGCTCCTACAGCATTTCGGTTATTAATGGATCATACAGAACGTTTATCTACATATAACCTTTCTTCACTAAGACATATTTTAAGTGTAGGTGAACCATTAAATCCAGAGGTCATTGAATGGGGAGACAAAGCACTGAAGTTGCGCATTCATGATACATGGTGGATGACGGAAACTGGTGCACAATTAATTGTGAATCTTCCATCTGCACCTATTAAACCCGGTTCAATGGGACGTCCTGTTCCAGGTATCCATGCTGCCATAATCGATGAAAATGGAAGCGAAGTCTCGCGAGGTGAATTAGGGTTACTGGCCATTAAGCAAGGCTGGCCATCCATGATGAAGGAAATATGGAAGAATGAAGCGAAATATCATTCCTATTTTGTTGGTGACTATTATATTTCGGGTGACTTAGCGACGATGGATGAAGAAGGTTATGTGTTTTTCCAAGGAAGAAGTGATGATATGATCAATTCCTCTGGAGAAAGAATCGGTCCTTTTGAAGTTGAAAGCAAACTTATCGAGCATCCTGCAGTTGTAGAAGCAGCCGTAATTGGAAAACCGGATTCAATTCGTGGTGAAATTGTGAAAGCGTTCGTTGTTCTGTCAGATGGTGTAATAGAGACTGAGGAGTTAAAAAAGGAAATACAAACGTTCGTAAGATATAAGCTTTCTGCTCATGCTATGCCGAGAGAAATTGAAGTGTTACAGGAGCTGCCAAAAACACAAATAAGCGGGAAAATCCTTCGTAGAGTGTTGAAAGCAAACGAAATAAACAGAGTAAAAGAGAAGATATGA
- a CDS encoding methionine ABC transporter ATP-binding protein produces the protein MITLKDVKKVFSSKSGEVTAVNGINLEIKQGEIYGIIGYSGAGKSTLIRMFNQLEKPTSGSIVVDDREMATLRGKDLRVARQEIGMIFQHFNLLWSRTVRENIEFPLEIAGVAPSKRKERSEELIKLVGLEGREDAYPSELSGGQKQRVGIARALANNPKVLLCDEATSALDPQTTDSILELLVDINERLGLTIILITHEMHVIRKICHKVAVMESGSVVEQGDVLTVFKNPQAAITKRFVSQLTEPEEVKETGEHLIEKFPNGTVLQLTFVGEGTEAPIITNVIRKFDVMVNILQGKISHLQTGAYGTLFIHIDGANDEIERAISFIREQSVGVEVISNG, from the coding sequence ATGATCACATTAAAGGATGTAAAAAAGGTCTTTTCTTCAAAAAGTGGAGAAGTTACAGCAGTAAATGGAATCAACCTTGAGATTAAGCAAGGAGAAATTTACGGAATCATCGGGTACAGTGGAGCGGGGAAGAGTACGTTAATTCGTATGTTTAATCAGCTTGAAAAGCCGACTAGTGGATCCATCGTTGTAGATGATCGAGAGATGGCTACATTACGTGGGAAAGATTTACGCGTAGCTAGACAAGAAATCGGGATGATCTTCCAGCATTTTAATTTATTATGGTCACGAACAGTTCGTGAAAATATTGAGTTTCCTCTAGAAATTGCAGGTGTTGCTCCTTCAAAGCGTAAAGAACGATCAGAGGAATTAATTAAGCTCGTTGGCCTTGAAGGTAGAGAAGATGCATATCCGTCAGAATTAAGTGGAGGACAAAAGCAGCGTGTTGGTATCGCAAGAGCATTAGCGAACAACCCGAAAGTGCTTTTATGTGATGAAGCTACTTCAGCACTTGATCCACAAACAACAGACTCTATTTTAGAGCTGTTAGTCGATATTAATGAAAGATTAGGGTTAACAATCATCCTAATCACACATGAAATGCACGTCATTCGTAAAATTTGTCACAAGGTTGCTGTGATGGAAAGTGGTTCAGTTGTGGAACAAGGTGATGTTCTGACTGTATTTAAAAACCCACAAGCAGCGATTACGAAAAGATTCGTAAGCCAACTAACAGAGCCTGAGGAAGTAAAGGAAACAGGTGAGCACCTCATTGAGAAGTTTCCAAATGGTACTGTTCTGCAACTAACATTCGTTGGAGAAGGGACAGAGGCACCAATCATAACAAATGTTATTCGCAAATTTGATGTGATGGTCAACATCTTACAAGGCAAAATTTCTCATCTGCAAACTGGTGCGTATGGTACATTGTTTATCCATATTGACGGAGCAAACGATGAAATTGAAAGAGCCATTTCCTTCATACGGGAGCAATCTGTTGGGGTGGAGGTGATTTCAAATGGTTAA
- a CDS encoding ABC transporter permease, which translates to MVNELLPNVKWDKMLEATLETLYMTSISVVVTFILGVILGLLLFLTGKGNLWENTFIQSVIAAVVNIFRSIPFIILIILLIPFTRFLLGSMLGWDAALPALIIGAAPFYARMVEIALREIDKGVIEASRAMGATTWTIITKVLLPESMPALASGITVTAIALVGYTAMAGVVGAGGLGTLAFLDGFQRSQSDVTFVATVIILIIVFIIQIIGDKVTHALDKR; encoded by the coding sequence ATGGTTAATGAATTACTGCCTAATGTGAAGTGGGATAAAATGCTGGAGGCAACTCTTGAAACTCTCTACATGACATCAATCTCTGTAGTTGTCACCTTTATATTAGGGGTTATATTAGGATTACTTTTGTTTCTAACAGGTAAAGGAAACCTATGGGAAAACACATTCATTCAATCAGTTATTGCAGCAGTTGTGAACATCTTCCGTTCGATTCCTTTTATCATTCTCATTATTCTGCTTATCCCGTTTACAAGGTTCCTGCTCGGTTCCATGTTGGGATGGGATGCAGCATTGCCTGCACTTATTATCGGTGCTGCACCGTTTTATGCAAGGATGGTTGAAATTGCTTTACGTGAAATCGATAAAGGAGTCATTGAAGCATCAAGGGCAATGGGAGCAACGACGTGGACAATTATTACAAAGGTTTTACTTCCAGAATCAATGCCTGCATTAGCCTCTGGAATTACGGTTACAGCGATAGCTCTTGTTGGTTACACCGCAATGGCTGGAGTTGTAGGCGCTGGTGGACTTGGTACACTTGCCTTTTTAGATGGCTTCCAACGTTCACAAAGTGATGTCACATTTGTAGCGACTGTCATCATTCTCATTATTGTTTTTATCATTCAAATAATTGGTGATAAAGTCACACATGCACTAGATAAAAGATAA
- a CDS encoding ABC transporter substrate-binding protein gives MKKILGFVSLAVLLLALTACGGNEGKLVVGASNVPHAEILEQVQPILEDEGIELEIVPFQDYVLPNKGLADKELDANYFQHIPYLESQMADNGYDFVNAGGIHIEPIGVYSKKYKSLDELPEGAVIIMSNSVADHGRILTMLESKGLIKLKEGIDTTKATEDDIVENPKNLDFRADVEAGLLPQVYNNDEGDAVLINTNYAIDAGLNPLKDAIAIEGSDSPYVNIIAVRAGDEDREEIKKLVEALRSKEIQAFIEEKYEGAVVPVTE, from the coding sequence ATGAAGAAAATTTTAGGTTTTGTCAGTTTAGCAGTATTACTATTAGCTTTAACAGCTTGTGGAGGAAATGAAGGGAAATTAGTCGTAGGTGCTTCCAACGTACCTCATGCTGAAATTTTAGAACAAGTTCAGCCAATTCTTGAAGATGAGGGAATTGAACTAGAAATCGTTCCATTTCAAGATTATGTATTACCAAACAAAGGACTTGCAGATAAAGAATTAGATGCAAACTATTTCCAACACATTCCATATCTTGAGTCACAAATGGCTGACAACGGATATGACTTTGTCAATGCTGGTGGAATCCACATTGAGCCAATTGGTGTTTATTCTAAAAAATATAAGAGCTTAGATGAACTACCAGAAGGTGCTGTAATTATTATGAGTAACTCTGTTGCAGACCATGGCCGTATTTTAACAATGCTTGAAAGCAAAGGACTTATCAAGCTAAAAGAAGGTATTGATACAACAAAGGCTACGGAAGATGACATCGTAGAAAACCCTAAAAATTTAGATTTCAGAGCTGATGTAGAAGCAGGATTACTTCCTCAAGTTTATAATAATGATGAAGGCGATGCAGTGCTAATCAACACAAACTATGCGATTGATGCAGGGTTAAACCCATTGAAAGATGCAATTGCAATCGAAGGCTCTGATTCTCCATATGTAAACATCATTGCTGTTCGTGCTGGTGATGAAGATCGTGAAGAAATCAAAAAGTTAGTTGAAGCACTACGTTCAAAAGAAATCCAAGCATTCATTGAAGAGAAATACGAAGGTGCAGTAGTACCTGTAACTGAATAA
- a CDS encoding carboxymuconolactone decarboxylase family protein yields MDYQPRNSTEAALHDYKLGLGTFTQKMPDLAHHYNAFTEACFKEGILDQKQKQLIALGISLYSQDEYCIIYHTKGCLDQGATEEEILEAVGVTAAFGGGAAMSQAVTLVQECMNELNELKQ; encoded by the coding sequence ATGGATTATCAACCGCGAAATTCTACTGAAGCTGCATTACATGACTATAAACTAGGATTAGGTACGTTTACTCAAAAGATGCCGGATCTTGCTCACCATTACAATGCTTTTACAGAAGCTTGCTTCAAAGAAGGAATACTTGATCAAAAACAAAAGCAGTTGATTGCCTTGGGAATTAGTCTGTACTCTCAGGATGAATACTGCATTATTTATCATACAAAGGGTTGTCTGGACCAAGGTGCAACAGAGGAAGAGATTCTTGAAGCAGTAGGTGTAACAGCTGCATTTGGTGGAGGAGCGGCAATGAGTCAGGCTGTAACATTAGTTCAAGAATGTATGAATGAATTAAATGAGTTGAAGCAATAA
- the sufC gene encoding Fe-S cluster assembly ATPase SufC has translation MGSTLTIKDLHVSVEGKEILKGVNLEIKGGEIHAVMGPNGTGKSTLSSAIMGHPKYEVTSGSITLDGEDVLEMEVDERARAGLFLAMQYPSEISGVTNADFLRSAINARREEGDEISLMKFIRTMDKSMELLDMDPNMAQRYLNEGFSGGEKKRNEILQLTMLEPKIAILDEIDSGLDIDALKVVSKGINEMRGEDFGCLVITHYQRLLNYITPDVVHVMMQGRVVKSGGPELAQRLEAEGYDWIKQELGIEDETVEA, from the coding sequence ATGGGTTCTACTTTAACAATTAAAGATCTTCATGTTTCTGTTGAAGGAAAAGAAATTTTAAAAGGTGTGAATCTTGAAATTAAAGGCGGAGAGATTCATGCTGTTATGGGACCAAATGGTACTGGTAAATCAACATTATCATCAGCAATTATGGGTCACCCTAAATATGAAGTAACATCTGGAAGCATTACACTAGATGGTGAAGATGTATTAGAAATGGAAGTAGATGAGCGTGCTCGCGCAGGTCTATTTTTGGCAATGCAATATCCAAGTGAAATCAGTGGAGTAACAAATGCTGACTTCTTACGTTCTGCAATCAATGCACGTCGTGAAGAAGGAGATGAGATTTCATTAATGAAGTTTATCCGTACAATGGATAAGAGTATGGAACTTCTTGATATGGATCCAAACATGGCACAGCGTTACCTAAACGAAGGTTTCTCTGGTGGAGAAAAGAAACGTAACGAAATTCTTCAATTAACAATGCTTGAGCCAAAGATTGCAATACTAGACGAAATTGATTCTGGTTTAGATATCGATGCTCTTAAAGTAGTTTCAAAAGGTATTAATGAAATGCGCGGAGAAGACTTCGGATGCTTAGTGATTACTCACTATCAACGCCTTTTAAACTACATCACTCCAGACGTTGTTCACGTAATGATGCAAGGTCGTGTTGTAAAATCCGGTGGTCCTGAACTAGCACAACGCTTAGAAGCTGAAGGATATGATTGGATTAAACAGGAATTAGGTATTGAAGACGAAACAGTAGAAGCTTAA
- the sufD gene encoding Fe-S cluster assembly protein SufD, which yields MTLETKLPFDQEYIRNYSKELGEPEWLLDLRLQALAKVEALPLPKPDKTKIDSWNFTNFQNHVVKSETVSSVDELPENIKALIDTEESKNLLIQRDQTVAYTTLSDELKNQGVIFTDIHTAAREHGDLLQKYFMKDAVKVDEHKLTALHAALVNGGAFVYVPKNVIVEAPLQAIYIQENKDANLFNHVIVVADDNSAVTYVENYISINNESESIANIVAEVIVGANAQITFGAVDSLSKGITTYVNRRANVGRDGKVEWALGLMNDGNTVSENVTHLIGDGSYADTKTVTVGRGEQKQNFTTSVIHHGKHSEGYILKHGVVKESASHIFNGIGKIEHGASKSNAEQSSRVLILSEKARGDANPILLIDEDDVTAGHAASVGRVDPLQLYYLMSRGIPQVEAERLVIHGFLAPVVNELPIEAVKKQLVEVIERKVR from the coding sequence ATGACGTTAGAGACGAAACTTCCATTTGATCAGGAGTATATCCGTAATTACTCTAAAGAACTAGGGGAACCGGAATGGCTGTTAGATCTTCGCTTACAAGCTCTTGCTAAAGTCGAAGCTCTTCCCCTGCCAAAGCCGGATAAAACGAAAATTGATAGCTGGAACTTTACAAACTTCCAAAATCACGTAGTGAAAAGCGAAACAGTATCTTCTGTTGATGAATTACCAGAAAATATTAAAGCTCTTATTGATACAGAAGAAAGCAAAAACTTACTGATTCAAAGAGATCAAACAGTTGCTTACACTACACTATCTGATGAATTAAAAAACCAAGGTGTGATCTTTACAGACATTCACACTGCTGCTCGTGAGCATGGTGATTTACTGCAAAAGTATTTCATGAAGGATGCTGTAAAAGTTGATGAGCATAAACTTACTGCATTACACGCAGCATTAGTGAACGGTGGAGCATTCGTTTATGTTCCAAAGAATGTGATTGTTGAAGCACCACTTCAAGCAATCTATATCCAAGAAAATAAAGATGCAAATCTATTCAATCACGTAATCGTTGTTGCGGATGATAATAGTGCTGTAACATATGTTGAAAACTACATCTCTATAAACAATGAGAGTGAATCAATTGCCAATATTGTTGCAGAAGTAATTGTCGGTGCAAACGCCCAAATTACATTTGGTGCTGTCGACAGTTTATCTAAAGGAATCACAACCTATGTGAATCGTCGTGCGAACGTTGGTCGTGACGGTAAAGTAGAATGGGCACTAGGTTTAATGAATGACGGTAATACTGTATCAGAAAACGTGACTCACCTAATTGGTGACGGTTCATACGCAGATACAAAAACAGTTACAGTTGGTCGTGGAGAGCAAAAGCAAAACTTCACTACTAGTGTCATTCACCATGGTAAGCATTCTGAAGGTTATATCTTAAAGCATGGTGTAGTGAAAGAGAGTGCATCTCATATCTTTAATGGTATTGGTAAGATTGAGCATGGTGCATCTAAATCAAACGCTGAGCAATCATCACGCGTACTCATTCTTAGTGAAAAGGCTAGAGGAGACGCAAACCCAATTTTATTGATTGATGAAGACGATGTAACAGCAGGTCATGCTGCATCAGTAGGTCGTGTTGACCCACTTCAACTATACTACTTAATGAGCCGTGGTATTCCACAAGTGGAAGCAGAACGTCTAGTTATTCACGGATTCCTTGCTCCTGTAGTAAATGAGCTTCCGATTGAAGCAGTTAAAAAACAACTTGTTGAGGTAATTGAAAGGAAAGTAAGATAA
- a CDS encoding cysteine desulfurase, with protein MDIKDIRSQFPILDQQVNGRPLVYLDSAATSQKPIRVIEALETYYKEYNSNVHRGVHTLGTRATDGYEGAREKVRKFINATSIEEVIFTRGTTTALNTIAQGYARENLSEGDEIVITYMEHHANVIPWQQVARKTGATLKYLDLQEDGTISLDEARKVITSNTKIVSIMHVSNVLGVINPIKELAKIAHENGAIMCVDGAQSTPHMKVDVQDLDCDFFAFSGHKMCGPTGIGVLYGKKHLLENMEPVEFGGEMIDFVQLHESTWKELPWKFEAGTPIIGGAIGLGAAIDFLEEIGLDQINAHDQRLAKYAYERMAEIEGLHIYGPKERTGLVTFTIDDVHPHDVATVLDAEGIAVRAGHHCAQPLMRWLKVSATARASFYLYNTEEEIDELVKGIIKTKEYFSNVF; from the coding sequence ATGGATATCAAAGATATTCGTAGTCAATTTCCTATTTTGGATCAACAAGTAAACGGAAGACCACTTGTTTACCTTGATAGCGCTGCGACATCTCAAAAGCCAATTCGTGTTATTGAAGCTCTTGAAACATACTATAAGGAGTATAACTCCAACGTTCACCGTGGTGTTCATACGCTTGGTACTAGAGCAACTGATGGCTATGAAGGGGCAAGAGAAAAGGTAAGAAAATTTATTAACGCTACATCAATTGAAGAAGTGATTTTCACACGTGGGACAACAACAGCATTAAACACAATTGCTCAAGGATATGCCCGTGAAAATCTTTCTGAAGGCGATGAAATTGTCATAACATATATGGAGCACCATGCAAACGTCATTCCTTGGCAACAAGTAGCAAGAAAAACAGGTGCAACATTGAAATATTTAGATCTACAAGAGGACGGCACGATCTCTTTAGATGAGGCAAGAAAAGTCATTACATCGAATACAAAAATTGTTTCAATCATGCATGTTTCTAACGTACTTGGTGTTATTAACCCTATTAAAGAATTAGCAAAAATTGCTCATGAAAATGGTGCAATCATGTGTGTGGATGGTGCTCAAAGCACACCACATATGAAGGTAGACGTACAAGACCTAGATTGTGATTTCTTTGCATTTTCTGGTCACAAAATGTGTGGGCCTACTGGGATTGGGGTACTTTATGGGAAAAAGCATTTGTTAGAAAACATGGAGCCAGTTGAGTTTGGTGGAGAAATGATCGACTTTGTTCAACTTCATGAATCGACATGGAAAGAGCTTCCGTGGAAGTTTGAAGCAGGTACTCCGATTATAGGTGGCGCAATAGGTCTTGGAGCAGCAATTGATTTTCTAGAAGAAATTGGTCTAGATCAAATTAATGCCCATGATCAAAGGTTAGCGAAATATGCGTATGAACGCATGGCAGAAATCGAAGGGTTGCATATATACGGTCCTAAAGAACGCACAGGACTTGTAACGTTTACGATTGATGACGTTCATCCACATGATGTAGCAACAGTTTTAGATGCAGAAGGAATTGCAGTTCGTGCTGGACATCACTGTGCACAGCCTTTAATGAGATGGTTAAAGGTTTCCGCTACAGCGAGAGCAAGTTTTTATCTGTACAATACTGAGGAAGAAATTGATGAGCTTGTCAAAGGGATCATCAAGACAAAGGAGTATTTTAGCAATGTCTTTT